From one Lolium rigidum isolate FL_2022 chromosome 4, APGP_CSIRO_Lrig_0.1, whole genome shotgun sequence genomic stretch:
- the LOC124649856 gene encoding protein RICE FLOWERING LOCUS T 1-like has product MSAADPLVVAHVIQDVLDPFTSTVPLRIAYNNRLVLAGAELRPSAVVSKPRVDIGGNDMRVLYTLILVDPDAPSPSHPSLREYLHWMVADIPGTTGVNFGQELVVYERPEPRSGIHRMVFVLLQQLGRGTVFAPDMRQNFSSRSFAHQYHLNIVAASYFNCQREGGSGGRRFRPESSEGE; this is encoded by the exons CCTTGGTCGTGGCCCATGTTATACAAGATGTGTTGGATCCATTTACATCAACTGTTCCACTTAGGATAGCCTAcaacaataggttagttctggcagGTGCTGAGTTAAGGCCATCTGCAGTTGTAAGCAAGCCTCGAGTTGATATTGGTGGCAATGACATGAGAGTTCTCTACACCCTG ATACTGGTGGATCCAGATGCCCCAAGCCCAAGTCACCCATCACTAAGGGAGTACTTGCACTG GATGGTGGCAGACATCCCTGGAACAACTGGTGTCAACTTCG GCCAAGAGCTTGTGGTTTATGAAAGACCAGAACCAAGATCAGGTATACACAGGATGGTATTTGTGCTGCTCCAGCAACTAGGTAGGGGGACAGTTTTTGCACCAGACATGCGACAGAACTTCAGCTCCAGGAGCTTTGCACACCAGTACCACCTCAACATTGTGGCTGCCTCATATTTCAACTGTCAAAGGGAAGGTGGATCAGGAGGAAGAAGGTTTAGGCCAGAAAGTTCCGAAGGGGAGTAG
- the LOC124649857 gene encoding cyclic phosphodiesterase-like: MDPADQSPEEVYSVWALPPEHVRERLRGLMAGLRAAHGGPPFEPHATVVGAVTLRRSAAIEALRAAAAAGVGPYTARVTGVARGDFFYQCVYLLLEPTPEVIQTSDHFCAHFGYQRPSPYMPHVSLLYGDLTDEEKEAARKKVEEMDTELSGLQFEISQLALYRTDTEDKSLESWELVEVCNLAKK; this comes from the exons ATGGACCCCGCCGaccagtcgccggaggaggtgtacTCCGTGTGGGCCCTCCCGCCGGAGCACGTCCGCGAACGCCTCCGGGGCCTCATGGCCGGCCTCCGCGCCGCGCACGGGGGCCCGCCCTTCGAGCCGCACGCCACCGTCGTCGGCGCCGTCACCCTGCGCCGTTCCGCGGCCATCGAGGCGCTCCGCGCCGCCGCGGCAGCCGGCGTCGGCCCCTACACTGCCCGCGTCACCGGCGTCGCTCGCGGCGACTTCTTCTACCAGTGCGTCTACCTCCTCCTCGAACCCACCCCCGAG GTGATCCAGACAAGTGACCACTTCTGCGCCCACTTCGGGTACCAGAGACCATCCC CATACATGCCACATGTCAGCCTCCTGTATGGGGATCTAACAGACGAGGAGAAGGAAGCAGCGAGGAAGAAGGTGGAGGAAATGGACACTGAATTATCTGGACTGCAGTTTGAGATCTCCCAGCTCGCACTTTATAGAACCGACACCGAGGATAAAAGCTTGGAATCCTGGGAGTTGGTGGAGGTGTGCAACCTTGCGAAGAAGTGA
- the LOC124649858 gene encoding non-symbiotic hemoglobin-like, whose protein sequence is MGFSEAQEELVLRSWKAMKPDSESIALKFFLRIFEIAPAAKPMFPFLRDAGEDTPLESHPKLKAHAVTVFVMACESATQLRKTGDVKVREATLRRLGATHVKAGVADAHFEVVKTALLDTIEGAVPDIWTPEMKGAWEEAYDQLAAAIKEEMKLAASA, encoded by the exons ATGGGGTTTAGTGAGGCACAGGAGGAGCTAGTCCTACGATCATGGAAAGCCATGAAGCCGGACTCTGAATCCATCGCTCTCAAGTTCTTCCTCAG GATCTTCGAGATTGCGCCTGCGGCGAAGCCAATGTTCCCGTTCCTGCGCGACGCTGGCGAGGACACGCCCCTGGAGAGCCACCCGAAGCTCAAGGCCCACGCCGTCACCGTCTTCGTCATGGCATGTGAGTCGGCCACGCAGCTGCGGAAGACCGGCGACGTGAAAGTGAGGGAGGCCACGCTGAGGCGGCTCGGCGCCACCCACGTGAAGGCCGGCGTCGCCGACGCGCACTTCGAGGTGGTGAAGACGGCGCTTCTGGACACCATCGAGGGCGCGGTCCCGGACATCTGGACGCCCGAGATGAAGGGCGCGTGGGAGGAGGCCTACGACCAACTCGCCGCCGCCATCAAAGAGGAGATGAAGCTCGCTGCCTCGGCTTGA